One window of the Salvia miltiorrhiza cultivar Shanhuang (shh) chromosome 6, IMPLAD_Smil_shh, whole genome shotgun sequence genome contains the following:
- the LOC130990464 gene encoding uncharacterized protein LOC130990464, translating into MYTEGIKCRIFSTTLTGPAQLWFGTLVPNSIHSFEDLQTRFLRQFASSRRVGKSALSLMDIKQDQNETLREYTARFNLAALEVPEAESQIKNCAYVRGLRPGIFFDELQIRPAKDFDDIMARLPGYLQLEDARMARKAENDKHKAKRAEEAPERQRHQDRAPFRGLPPRVLPPQGEMPPRQQRTVNEVTRFTEYTPLNKPQEKIFHLIKDQPFFRAPGTYWDGPPQEGPNNKLCEYHNVFGHYTKYCGHLKHQLELLVRQGNLDQFIDRGNEGQRRN; encoded by the coding sequence ATGTatactgagggcatcaagtgccgcatcttctccactactctgACCGGACCAGCTCAgttgtggtttgggacgctTGTCCCAAATTCTATTCACTCCTTTGAGGATTTGCAGACCCGCTTCCTACGACAGTTCGCAAGCTCAcgaagggtagggaagtcagctcttTCGCTGATGGACATCAAGCAGGATCAGAATGAAACATTGAGGGAATATACCGCTAGATttaatctcgctgctctggaggtgccagaggcggagTCACAAATCAAGaattgcgcctatgtcagagggcTCAGGCCGGGCATCTTCTTTGACGAGTTACAGATCCGACCAGCAAAGGATTTCGACGatattatggcaaggttgccaggttATTTGCAGTTGGAGGACGCCAGGATGGCGAGAAAAGCGGAAAATGATAAACATAAAGCCAAaagagctgaggaagcaccagaGAGACAGCGACACCAGGACAGGGCACCATTCAGAGGGTTACCTCCAAGGGTACTACCACCCCAAGGAGAAATGCCGCCCCGGCAACAACGTACTGTGAATGAAGTCACACGGTTCACTGAGTACACGCCCCTGAATAAACCACAGGAGAAaatttttcatttgataaaagaTCAGCCAttctttcgggcaccgggaacTTACTGGGACgggccgccacaggaggggcCCAACAATAAGTTGTGCGAGTATCACAATGTCTTTGGACATTATACCAAATATTGTGGCCATCTTAAACACCAGTTGGAATTATTGGTTCGCCAGGGAAATCTCGATCAGTTTATCGACAGAGGCAACGAGGGCCAGAGACGGAATTAG